A single genomic interval of Lucilia cuprina isolate Lc7/37 chromosome 2, ASM2204524v1, whole genome shotgun sequence harbors:
- the LOC111678131 gene encoding mitochondrial carrier protein Rim2 isoform X1, translated as MSQGQRDTIIHLVAGGTAGTVGAVVTCPLEVVKTRLQSSTAAFQTPPRVVENPSSTNASSELLRPEQRRKLSTTILRNRSQPQVIGGVRRFLQKYFQIMAISHCGISSSSTKSMSILQCLRHIVQNEGPKALFKGLGPNLVGVAPSRAIYFCTYSQTKNFLNNLGLMQPNSPQVHIVSAASAGFVSSSITNPIWFVKTRLQLDYNSKVQMTVRQCIERVYTQGGIAGFYKGITASYFGICETMIHFVIYEFIKSKLIEQQNLRQNRHHTDTSKTSRDFLEFMMAGAVSKTVASCIAYPHEVARTRLREEGSKYNKFWQTLHTVWKEEGRAGLYRGLGTQLVRQIPNTAIMMATYEAVVYVLTRRFNNKSNEFYDF; from the exons AACTGCTGGTACAGTTGGTGCCGTTGTAACATGTCCCCTAGAAGTTGTAAAAACGCGTTTACAAAGTTCAACAGCAGCATTTCAAACACCGCCACGAGTTGTTGAAAATCCCAGTTCCACAAATGCATCCTCCGAATTATTACGACCTGAACAGAGACGTAAACTCAGCACAACGATATTACGTAACAGGTCCCAACCACAGGTGATTGGGGGTGTTCGTAGG tttttacaaaaatatttccagATAATGGCAATTTCACATTGTGGCATCTCATCGTCATCTACAAAAAGTATGAGCATATTGCAGTGTTTGAg ACACATAGTACAAAATGAAGGACCCAAAGCATTATTTAAAGGTCTTGGACCGAATCTCGTTGGTGTTGCACCATCACGTGCCATATACTTTTGCACATATTCACAAACCAAAAATTTCCTCAATAATTTAGG ATTAATGCAACCTAATTCACCACAAGTTCATATTGTTAGTGCAGCTAGTGCCGGTTTTGTTTCCTCTTCCATAACAAATCCAATTTGGtttgttaaaacacgtttacAATTGGACTATAATTCCAAAGTTCAAATGACCGTCAGACAATGTATCGAACGTGTTTATACTCAGGGTGGTATTGCGGGCTTTTACAAAGGTATTACCGCCAGCTATTTTGGCATCTGTGAGACAATGATACATTTCGTAATCTATGAATTTATCAAATCGAAATTG ATTGAACAGCAAAATCTCCGCCAAAATAGGCATCATACGGATACTTCAAAGACCTCCAGAGATTTTCTTGAATTTATGATGGCTGGTGCCGTATCAAAGACTGTTGCCTCATGTATTGCTTATCCACATGAAGTTGCGCGAACGCGTCTACGTGAAGAGGgtagtaaatataataaattttggcAAACATTACATACGGTATGGAAGGAAGAGGGTAGAGCTGGTTTATATAG AGGCTTGGGTACACAACTTGTTCGACAAATACCAAATACTGCTATAATGATGGCAACCTATGAAGCTGTGGTTTACGTTTTAACACgacgttttaataataaaagtaatgagttttatgatttttaa
- the LOC111678131 gene encoding mitochondrial carrier protein Rim2 isoform X2 produces MSQGQRDTIIHLVAGGTAGTVGAVVTCPLEVVKTRLQSSTAAFQTPPRVVENPSSTNASSELLRPEQRRKLSTTILRNRSQPQVIGGVRRIMAISHCGISSSSTKSMSILQCLRHIVQNEGPKALFKGLGPNLVGVAPSRAIYFCTYSQTKNFLNNLGLMQPNSPQVHIVSAASAGFVSSSITNPIWFVKTRLQLDYNSKVQMTVRQCIERVYTQGGIAGFYKGITASYFGICETMIHFVIYEFIKSKLIEQQNLRQNRHHTDTSKTSRDFLEFMMAGAVSKTVASCIAYPHEVARTRLREEGSKYNKFWQTLHTVWKEEGRAGLYRGLGTQLVRQIPNTAIMMATYEAVVYVLTRRFNNKSNEFYDF; encoded by the exons AACTGCTGGTACAGTTGGTGCCGTTGTAACATGTCCCCTAGAAGTTGTAAAAACGCGTTTACAAAGTTCAACAGCAGCATTTCAAACACCGCCACGAGTTGTTGAAAATCCCAGTTCCACAAATGCATCCTCCGAATTATTACGACCTGAACAGAGACGTAAACTCAGCACAACGATATTACGTAACAGGTCCCAACCACAGGTGATTGGGGGTGTTCGTAGG ATAATGGCAATTTCACATTGTGGCATCTCATCGTCATCTACAAAAAGTATGAGCATATTGCAGTGTTTGAg ACACATAGTACAAAATGAAGGACCCAAAGCATTATTTAAAGGTCTTGGACCGAATCTCGTTGGTGTTGCACCATCACGTGCCATATACTTTTGCACATATTCACAAACCAAAAATTTCCTCAATAATTTAGG ATTAATGCAACCTAATTCACCACAAGTTCATATTGTTAGTGCAGCTAGTGCCGGTTTTGTTTCCTCTTCCATAACAAATCCAATTTGGtttgttaaaacacgtttacAATTGGACTATAATTCCAAAGTTCAAATGACCGTCAGACAATGTATCGAACGTGTTTATACTCAGGGTGGTATTGCGGGCTTTTACAAAGGTATTACCGCCAGCTATTTTGGCATCTGTGAGACAATGATACATTTCGTAATCTATGAATTTATCAAATCGAAATTG ATTGAACAGCAAAATCTCCGCCAAAATAGGCATCATACGGATACTTCAAAGACCTCCAGAGATTTTCTTGAATTTATGATGGCTGGTGCCGTATCAAAGACTGTTGCCTCATGTATTGCTTATCCACATGAAGTTGCGCGAACGCGTCTACGTGAAGAGGgtagtaaatataataaattttggcAAACATTACATACGGTATGGAAGGAAGAGGGTAGAGCTGGTTTATATAG AGGCTTGGGTACACAACTTGTTCGACAAATACCAAATACTGCTATAATGATGGCAACCTATGAAGCTGTGGTTTACGTTTTAACACgacgttttaataataaaagtaatgagttttatgatttttaa
- the LOC111678131 gene encoding mitochondrial carrier protein Rim2 isoform X3 translates to MSQGQRDTIIHLVAGGTAGTVGAVVTCPLEVVKTRLQSSTAAFQTPPRVVENPSSTNASSELLRPEQRRKLSTTILRNRSQPQFLQKYFQIMAISHCGISSSSTKSMSILQCLRHIVQNEGPKALFKGLGPNLVGVAPSRAIYFCTYSQTKNFLNNLGLMQPNSPQVHIVSAASAGFVSSSITNPIWFVKTRLQLDYNSKVQMTVRQCIERVYTQGGIAGFYKGITASYFGICETMIHFVIYEFIKSKLIEQQNLRQNRHHTDTSKTSRDFLEFMMAGAVSKTVASCIAYPHEVARTRLREEGSKYNKFWQTLHTVWKEEGRAGLYRGLGTQLVRQIPNTAIMMATYEAVVYVLTRRFNNKSNEFYDF, encoded by the exons AACTGCTGGTACAGTTGGTGCCGTTGTAACATGTCCCCTAGAAGTTGTAAAAACGCGTTTACAAAGTTCAACAGCAGCATTTCAAACACCGCCACGAGTTGTTGAAAATCCCAGTTCCACAAATGCATCCTCCGAATTATTACGACCTGAACAGAGACGTAAACTCAGCACAACGATATTACGTAACAGGTCCCAACCACAG tttttacaaaaatatttccagATAATGGCAATTTCACATTGTGGCATCTCATCGTCATCTACAAAAAGTATGAGCATATTGCAGTGTTTGAg ACACATAGTACAAAATGAAGGACCCAAAGCATTATTTAAAGGTCTTGGACCGAATCTCGTTGGTGTTGCACCATCACGTGCCATATACTTTTGCACATATTCACAAACCAAAAATTTCCTCAATAATTTAGG ATTAATGCAACCTAATTCACCACAAGTTCATATTGTTAGTGCAGCTAGTGCCGGTTTTGTTTCCTCTTCCATAACAAATCCAATTTGGtttgttaaaacacgtttacAATTGGACTATAATTCCAAAGTTCAAATGACCGTCAGACAATGTATCGAACGTGTTTATACTCAGGGTGGTATTGCGGGCTTTTACAAAGGTATTACCGCCAGCTATTTTGGCATCTGTGAGACAATGATACATTTCGTAATCTATGAATTTATCAAATCGAAATTG ATTGAACAGCAAAATCTCCGCCAAAATAGGCATCATACGGATACTTCAAAGACCTCCAGAGATTTTCTTGAATTTATGATGGCTGGTGCCGTATCAAAGACTGTTGCCTCATGTATTGCTTATCCACATGAAGTTGCGCGAACGCGTCTACGTGAAGAGGgtagtaaatataataaattttggcAAACATTACATACGGTATGGAAGGAAGAGGGTAGAGCTGGTTTATATAG AGGCTTGGGTACACAACTTGTTCGACAAATACCAAATACTGCTATAATGATGGCAACCTATGAAGCTGTGGTTTACGTTTTAACACgacgttttaataataaaagtaatgagttttatgatttttaa
- the LOC111678131 gene encoding mitochondrial carrier protein Rim2 isoform X4 has translation MSQGQRDTIIHLVAGGTAGTVGAVVTCPLEVVKTRLQSSTAAFQTPPRVVENPSSTNASSELLRPEQRRKLSTTILRNRSQPQIMAISHCGISSSSTKSMSILQCLRHIVQNEGPKALFKGLGPNLVGVAPSRAIYFCTYSQTKNFLNNLGLMQPNSPQVHIVSAASAGFVSSSITNPIWFVKTRLQLDYNSKVQMTVRQCIERVYTQGGIAGFYKGITASYFGICETMIHFVIYEFIKSKLIEQQNLRQNRHHTDTSKTSRDFLEFMMAGAVSKTVASCIAYPHEVARTRLREEGSKYNKFWQTLHTVWKEEGRAGLYRGLGTQLVRQIPNTAIMMATYEAVVYVLTRRFNNKSNEFYDF, from the exons AACTGCTGGTACAGTTGGTGCCGTTGTAACATGTCCCCTAGAAGTTGTAAAAACGCGTTTACAAAGTTCAACAGCAGCATTTCAAACACCGCCACGAGTTGTTGAAAATCCCAGTTCCACAAATGCATCCTCCGAATTATTACGACCTGAACAGAGACGTAAACTCAGCACAACGATATTACGTAACAGGTCCCAACCACAG ATAATGGCAATTTCACATTGTGGCATCTCATCGTCATCTACAAAAAGTATGAGCATATTGCAGTGTTTGAg ACACATAGTACAAAATGAAGGACCCAAAGCATTATTTAAAGGTCTTGGACCGAATCTCGTTGGTGTTGCACCATCACGTGCCATATACTTTTGCACATATTCACAAACCAAAAATTTCCTCAATAATTTAGG ATTAATGCAACCTAATTCACCACAAGTTCATATTGTTAGTGCAGCTAGTGCCGGTTTTGTTTCCTCTTCCATAACAAATCCAATTTGGtttgttaaaacacgtttacAATTGGACTATAATTCCAAAGTTCAAATGACCGTCAGACAATGTATCGAACGTGTTTATACTCAGGGTGGTATTGCGGGCTTTTACAAAGGTATTACCGCCAGCTATTTTGGCATCTGTGAGACAATGATACATTTCGTAATCTATGAATTTATCAAATCGAAATTG ATTGAACAGCAAAATCTCCGCCAAAATAGGCATCATACGGATACTTCAAAGACCTCCAGAGATTTTCTTGAATTTATGATGGCTGGTGCCGTATCAAAGACTGTTGCCTCATGTATTGCTTATCCACATGAAGTTGCGCGAACGCGTCTACGTGAAGAGGgtagtaaatataataaattttggcAAACATTACATACGGTATGGAAGGAAGAGGGTAGAGCTGGTTTATATAG AGGCTTGGGTACACAACTTGTTCGACAAATACCAAATACTGCTATAATGATGGCAACCTATGAAGCTGTGGTTTACGTTTTAACACgacgttttaataataaaagtaatgagttttatgatttttaa
- the LOC111678158 gene encoding 39S ribosomal protein L27, mitochondrial, which yields MSFTILQKLSLTCLKADQPLLTTIRNASKKTGGSTRNKKGHPRPKHRGWRVQDGHYVSQGTLLATQLTTRFHPGLNVGFGRNGTLFAMEHGKVYVTCEPIDPNWDHTWIQRHYAGREGQPIHKKFFNVIPEKQHQRFRLVDEI from the exons ATGTCATTTactattttacaaaagttatCTTTAACATGTTTAAAAGCAGACCAACCGCTGCTAA CCACAATACGTAATGCCAGTAAGAAAACCGGTGGTAGTACTCGCAACAAAAAAGGACATCCCAGACCAAAACATCGTGGATGGAGAGTACAAGATGGTCATTATGTTTCACAGGGCACTCTATTGGCCACGCAATTAACCACCAGATTTCATCCAGgtttaaat gtTGGCTTCGGCCGTAATGGTACTCTGTTTGCTATGGAACATGGTAAGGTTTATGTCACCTGCGAACCTATTGATCCTAATTGGGATCATACATGGATACAACGTCATTATGCTGGCCGTGAGGGTCAACCTATtcataagaaatttttcaatgttATTCCCGAAAAACAACATCAACGTTTTCGTTTGGTAGATGAAATTTAA